One genomic window of Lepeophtheirus salmonis chromosome 5, UVic_Lsal_1.4, whole genome shotgun sequence includes the following:
- the LOC121118315 gene encoding uncharacterized protein isoform X1 codes for MSTEDTMDIIQPEPEDESGQRYAWEVITWLVVALTIILNLALILILLLRRNISSAVNKAILAIAILDLFYAMLVSPFFVENYINFYWNQSLSYCQFYIYYFTFHDMIIPGLLVLICAYVSLKYAGVMDNYKYKKIIYMVSIGLAVLISLLFAIPATVYSDIYKDDAPGALYKQECRTYDSFTMVVSYYMSTSLLFSFSMSFLFSLCIMGSPFLREIYDREEYSQRWRLMLTLSVVNIFYIITGFLLNFKEISRMLYGCCDVEEPYTGVNTLTYDVWSFVFAAMEPLLRPLTLFIFYFKYILTDYSAY; via the exons ATGTCAACGGAAGATACTATGGATATTATACAACCAGAGCCGGAAGATGAGAGTGGCCAACGCTATGCGTGGGAAGTCATCACATg GCTCGTTGTGGCTCTTACCATCATTCTTAATTTGGCTTTAATACTTATTCTCCTCCTAAGAAGAAACATCTCTTCAGCTGTTAACAagg CTATACTTGCCATTGCAATTCTGGATTTATTCTATGCTATGCTTGTATCACCCTTCTTTGtggaaaattacattaatttttattggaatCAAAGCCTAAGTTACTGTCAgttttacatatattacttCACATTTCATGATATGATCATACCTGGTCTCCTTGTTCTCATTTGTGCCTATGTTTCGTTAAAATACGcag gAGTCATGGATAATTACAAGTATAAGAAGATTATTTATATGGTCTCTATTGGATTAGCAGTCCTCATATCCCTTTTATTTGCAATCCCAGCGACTGTTTATAGTGATATTTACAAAGATGATGCCCCGG gtGCCCTCTATAAACAGGAATGCCGAACTTATGATAGTTTCACTATGGTAGTTTCATACTACATGTCGACATCCTTACTTTTTAGCTTCTCAATGAGTTTCTTGTTCTCTCTTTGTATTATGGGATCTCCATTTTTAAGAGAGATCTACGATAGAGAGGAATATAGTCAAAG ATGGCGATTGATGCTCACTCTCAGTgtagtaaacatattttatatcataactGGATTTTTGTTGAACTTTAAGGAAATTTCTCGAATGTTGTATGGCTGTTGTGACGTTGAGGAGCCATATACAG GCGTCAATACATTGACTTATGATGTTTGGAGCTTCGTTTTTGCGGCCATGGAACCTCTCCTTAGACCTCtaactctatttattttctatttcaaataCATCTTAACTGATTACTCAGCTTACTAA
- the LOC121118313 gene encoding uncharacterized protein isoform X1, with translation MGYCSSHDSSTGSTSSRPESELDSGISINYEHEPRLHLIRPLGSNTVSESHLYEIPSIQEDATSLSTEALTFKDGDFIKVEVLQEDEKEENYTCEPLDVEESVDGKQTEEEEEKVEMTEEMTDILKRYYRDNFCDWFQPGTIVDGNKTSQSLAVYRRSSRKKSLHQKLVLSQYASSPSSKQTKGFSSAIKLDMDDRAKMIQYFSTKENGKSSKEMSVKIEDMFVGARCWSLPRPGPSVPTIITVQAPAGIGKSSMLKYMCMKWGCQELWNSNFDVIAFVECRTLNRLGPLTGKEFLKKILLDPVKDLRNKYGVNEFEKETEGDEETKSEGFDSFFQELALKAATGRVLLLLDGLDEVHGVANLNNIPLGTIVHNGRNGTKEISSSRKHSHYYYDIKLTPLEFTQLLLTGSILGGCHVIVTSRPHTLSHLQASKWFLSLQKRLVSLDIQGLSDEGVQSFIHSYVDARQQYMDRISLSEDERPCSSQCPCQRLHDSARSDPYIFSLATNPFYLWLICTIFSETGEEFVPKTLTQLYTWVMLVFAHRWQNTSLQLTSMLEEETVSFLLGFARLCYHLVRTGNIKMSARLVKNETEYRLFFPDLGNDVSIDQERAETFGLMTVSQNKNDLECEFRHLSLAEYLTALHVHVTGDSLQGFPRDRKELILQYLSGLASSSTVKDQIVVQEFLLALGSSHEIKDPLSYLKIVQKMKGEWYNQQGLQKQLLFMRCAFESRHQEIDIYPFPGLKIINIRGSALLPLDLIVITHFVSNLSDNNRLLELSLRDYPIEEAGLCIILPCLPLIRTVTFCARKLSNPEIYKKIARVCITHTKKYTNSRVVAIRNSSPLWI, from the exons ATGGGATATTGTTCCTCACACGATTCCTCCACTGGAAGTACGTCTTCTAGACCTGAATCAGAGCTGGACTCAGGTATTTCAATCAATTATGAGCATGAACCCAGATTGCATCTCATCAGGCCTCTAGGAAGTAACACTGTGAGTGAGAGTCACCTCTATGAAATCCCATCCATTCAGGAAG ATGCAACTTCCCTATCGACGGAGGCTCTAACATTCAAGGATGGGGATTTCATCAAAGTTGAAGTCCTGCAGGaagatgaaaaagaagaaaactacACATGTGAGCCCTTGGATGTAGAAGAATCGGTCGATGGAAAACAGACGGaggaagaggaagaaaaagttgaaatgacTGAAGAAATGACGGATATTCTCAAGAGGTACTATCGAGATAACTTCTGTGATTGGTTTCAACCCGGGACTATTGTGGATGGCAATAAAACATCTCAGTCATTGGCGGTTTATAG ACGATCCTCCAGGAAGAAAAGTCTGCATCAAAAGTTAGTACTCTCCCAATACGCATCCTCCCCATCATCTAAACAGACCAAGGGTTTTTCATCAGCTATTAAGCTAGATATGGACGATAGAGCAAAAATGATCCAATATTTTTCCACAAAGGAAAATGGAAAAAGTTCCAAGGAAATGTCCGTTAAAATTGAAGATATGTTTGTCGGAGCTCGTTGCTGGAGTCTTCCAAGACCAGGACCATCAGTTCCGACCATTATAACAGTTCAAGCTCCAGCTGGAATTGGCAAAAGCtctatgttaaaatatatgtgCATGAAATGGGGATGTCAAGAGTTGTGGAATTCTAATTTTGATGTGATTGCTTTTGTGGAATGTAGAACTCTTAATCGTCTTGGTCCTCTCACAGGaaaggaatttttgaagaaaattctCTTAGATCCTGTGAAGGACCTTCGTAACAAATATGGTGTGAATGAGTTTGAAAAGGAAACGGAAGGAGATGAAGAAACTAAAAGTGAAGGTTTTGATTCCTTTTTTCAAGAGTTAGCATTGAAGGCAGCTACCGGCCGAGTTTTACTACTTTTAGATGGATTAGATGAAGTGCATGGGGTTGctaatctaaataatattcCCTTAGGAACAATTGTTCATAATGGGAGAAATGGAACCAAGGAAATCTCCAGCTCACGGAAACACTCGCATTATTATTATGACATTAAATTAACTCCTTTGGAATTCACACAGCTTTTGTTGACAGGATCAATATTAGGCGGATGTCATGTCATTGTTACTTCAAGACCACATACGCTTAGCCATCTTCAGGCTTCGAAATGGTTCCTATCCTTACAAAAGAGATTGGTATCTCTGGATATTCAAGGATTAAGTGACGAAGGAGTACAATCTTTCATTCATAG TTATGTAGACGCAAGACAGCAATATATGGATAGAATTTCGCTAAGTGAGGATGAAAGGCCTTGTTCGAGCCAATGCCCTTGCCAACGGTTACATGATTCTGCACGATCGGatccttatatattttctttagcgACCAATCCGTTTTATCTTTGGTTAATTTGTACCATCTTTTCTGAAACTGGAGAAGAATTCGTACCTAAAACACTAACACAGTTATATACATGGGTAATGCTTGTCTTTGCTCATAG ATGGCAAAACACAAGTCTACAGCTTACATCCATGTTGGAAGAAGAAACAGTTTCCTTCCTCCTTGGATTTGCACGACTCTGTTATCACTTAGTTCGAACTGGAAACATCAAAATGTCTGCTCGACTCGTTAAAAACGAAACAGAATACAGACTTTTCTTTCCAGATCTTGGAAATGACGTGAGTATTGATCAAGAGCGAGCAGAGACATTTGGACTCATGACTGTGAGTCAGAATAAAAATGATCTTGAGTGTGAATTCCGTCATTTATCGCTGGCAGAGTATTTAACTGCTCTGCATGTTCATGTGACGGGAGATTCCCTCCAAGGATTTCCAAGAGATCGTAAGGAGTTGATTCTTCAGTACCTTAGTGGTCTAGCCTCATCTTCTACAGTAAAAGATCAAATAGTTGTGCAAGAGTTTTTACTTGCATTGGGATCATCCCATGAAATCAAAGACCCACTCTCCTATCTGaaaattgtgcaaaaaatgAAGGGCGAATGGTATAATCAACAAG GTCTTCAAAAACAGCTTCTATTTATGCGTTGCGCCTTTGAATCGCGTCATCAAGAGATTGACATATACCCATTTCCTGgacttaaaataatcaatattcgAGGCTCTGCACTTTTACCATTAGATTTGATTGTCATTACTCATTTTGTGAGTAATTTATCGGACAATAATCGACTGTTGGAGCTCTCACTTCGTGATTATCCAATTGAAGAGGCTGGACTTTGCATAATTTTACCTTGTCTTCCTCTTATTCGAACAGTCACATTCTGTGCTAGAAAGTTAAGTAAtccagaaatatataaaaaaattgctcgaGTTTGCATtactcatacaaaaaaatacacgaATTCGAGAGTTGTGGCTATTAGAAATTCCTCACCCTTGTGGATTTGA
- the LOC121118315 gene encoding uncharacterized protein isoform X3, which produces MLVVALTIILNLALILILLLRRNISSAVNKAILAIAILDLFYAMLVSPFFVENYINFYWNQSLSYCQFYIYYFTFHDMIIPGLLVLICAYVSLKYAGVMDNYKYKKIIYMVSIGLAVLISLLFAIPATVYSDIYKDDAPGALYKQECRTYDSFTMVVSYYMSTSLLFSFSMSFLFSLCIMGSPFLREIYDREEYSQRWRLMLTLSVVNIFYIITGFLLNFKEISRMLYGCCDVEEPYTGVNTLTYDVWSFVFAAMEPLLRPLTLFIFYFKYILTDYSAY; this is translated from the exons AT GCTCGTTGTGGCTCTTACCATCATTCTTAATTTGGCTTTAATACTTATTCTCCTCCTAAGAAGAAACATCTCTTCAGCTGTTAACAagg CTATACTTGCCATTGCAATTCTGGATTTATTCTATGCTATGCTTGTATCACCCTTCTTTGtggaaaattacattaatttttattggaatCAAAGCCTAAGTTACTGTCAgttttacatatattacttCACATTTCATGATATGATCATACCTGGTCTCCTTGTTCTCATTTGTGCCTATGTTTCGTTAAAATACGcag gAGTCATGGATAATTACAAGTATAAGAAGATTATTTATATGGTCTCTATTGGATTAGCAGTCCTCATATCCCTTTTATTTGCAATCCCAGCGACTGTTTATAGTGATATTTACAAAGATGATGCCCCGG gtGCCCTCTATAAACAGGAATGCCGAACTTATGATAGTTTCACTATGGTAGTTTCATACTACATGTCGACATCCTTACTTTTTAGCTTCTCAATGAGTTTCTTGTTCTCTCTTTGTATTATGGGATCTCCATTTTTAAGAGAGATCTACGATAGAGAGGAATATAGTCAAAG ATGGCGATTGATGCTCACTCTCAGTgtagtaaacatattttatatcataactGGATTTTTGTTGAACTTTAAGGAAATTTCTCGAATGTTGTATGGCTGTTGTGACGTTGAGGAGCCATATACAG GCGTCAATACATTGACTTATGATGTTTGGAGCTTCGTTTTTGCGGCCATGGAACCTCTCCTTAGACCTCtaactctatttattttctatttcaaataCATCTTAACTGATTACTCAGCTTACTAA
- the LOC121118313 gene encoding uncharacterized protein isoform X3 translates to MILSFLLLILTLFVFLYATSLSTEALTFKDGDFIKVEVLQEDEKEENYTCEPLDVEESVDGKQTEEEEEKVEMTEEMTDILKRYYRDNFCDWFQPGTIVDGNKTSQSLAVYRRSSRKKSLHQKLVLSQYASSPSSKQTKGFSSAIKLDMDDRAKMIQYFSTKENGKSSKEMSVKIEDMFVGARCWSLPRPGPSVPTIITVQAPAGIGKSSMLKYMCMKWGCQELWNSNFDVIAFVECRTLNRLGPLTGKEFLKKILLDPVKDLRNKYGVNEFEKETEGDEETKSEGFDSFFQELALKAATGRVLLLLDGLDEVHGVANLNNIPLGTIVHNGRNGTKEISSSRKHSHYYYDIKLTPLEFTQLLLTGSILGGCHVIVTSRPHTLSHLQASKWFLSLQKRLVSLDIQGLSDEGVQSFIHSYVDARQQYMDRISLSEDERPCSSQCPCQRLHDSARSDPYIFSLATNPFYLWLICTIFSETGEEFVPKTLTQLYTWVMLVFAHRWQNTSLQLTSMLEEETVSFLLGFARLCYHLVRTGNIKMSARLVKNETEYRLFFPDLGNDVSIDQERAETFGLMTVSQNKNDLECEFRHLSLAEYLTALHVHVTGDSLQGFPRDRKELILQYLSGLASSSTVKDQIVVQEFLLALGSSHEIKDPLSYLKIVQKMKGEWYNQQGLQKQLLFMRCAFESRHQEIDIYPFPGLKIINIRGSALLPLDLIVITHFVSNLSDNNRLLELSLRDYPIEEAGLCIILPCLPLIRTVTFCARKLSNPEIYKKIARVCITHTKKYTNSRVVAIRNSSPLWI, encoded by the exons atgattttgtctttccttttattaatattgacaCTCTTCGTATTTTTAT ATGCAACTTCCCTATCGACGGAGGCTCTAACATTCAAGGATGGGGATTTCATCAAAGTTGAAGTCCTGCAGGaagatgaaaaagaagaaaactacACATGTGAGCCCTTGGATGTAGAAGAATCGGTCGATGGAAAACAGACGGaggaagaggaagaaaaagttgaaatgacTGAAGAAATGACGGATATTCTCAAGAGGTACTATCGAGATAACTTCTGTGATTGGTTTCAACCCGGGACTATTGTGGATGGCAATAAAACATCTCAGTCATTGGCGGTTTATAG ACGATCCTCCAGGAAGAAAAGTCTGCATCAAAAGTTAGTACTCTCCCAATACGCATCCTCCCCATCATCTAAACAGACCAAGGGTTTTTCATCAGCTATTAAGCTAGATATGGACGATAGAGCAAAAATGATCCAATATTTTTCCACAAAGGAAAATGGAAAAAGTTCCAAGGAAATGTCCGTTAAAATTGAAGATATGTTTGTCGGAGCTCGTTGCTGGAGTCTTCCAAGACCAGGACCATCAGTTCCGACCATTATAACAGTTCAAGCTCCAGCTGGAATTGGCAAAAGCtctatgttaaaatatatgtgCATGAAATGGGGATGTCAAGAGTTGTGGAATTCTAATTTTGATGTGATTGCTTTTGTGGAATGTAGAACTCTTAATCGTCTTGGTCCTCTCACAGGaaaggaatttttgaagaaaattctCTTAGATCCTGTGAAGGACCTTCGTAACAAATATGGTGTGAATGAGTTTGAAAAGGAAACGGAAGGAGATGAAGAAACTAAAAGTGAAGGTTTTGATTCCTTTTTTCAAGAGTTAGCATTGAAGGCAGCTACCGGCCGAGTTTTACTACTTTTAGATGGATTAGATGAAGTGCATGGGGTTGctaatctaaataatattcCCTTAGGAACAATTGTTCATAATGGGAGAAATGGAACCAAGGAAATCTCCAGCTCACGGAAACACTCGCATTATTATTATGACATTAAATTAACTCCTTTGGAATTCACACAGCTTTTGTTGACAGGATCAATATTAGGCGGATGTCATGTCATTGTTACTTCAAGACCACATACGCTTAGCCATCTTCAGGCTTCGAAATGGTTCCTATCCTTACAAAAGAGATTGGTATCTCTGGATATTCAAGGATTAAGTGACGAAGGAGTACAATCTTTCATTCATAG TTATGTAGACGCAAGACAGCAATATATGGATAGAATTTCGCTAAGTGAGGATGAAAGGCCTTGTTCGAGCCAATGCCCTTGCCAACGGTTACATGATTCTGCACGATCGGatccttatatattttctttagcgACCAATCCGTTTTATCTTTGGTTAATTTGTACCATCTTTTCTGAAACTGGAGAAGAATTCGTACCTAAAACACTAACACAGTTATATACATGGGTAATGCTTGTCTTTGCTCATAG ATGGCAAAACACAAGTCTACAGCTTACATCCATGTTGGAAGAAGAAACAGTTTCCTTCCTCCTTGGATTTGCACGACTCTGTTATCACTTAGTTCGAACTGGAAACATCAAAATGTCTGCTCGACTCGTTAAAAACGAAACAGAATACAGACTTTTCTTTCCAGATCTTGGAAATGACGTGAGTATTGATCAAGAGCGAGCAGAGACATTTGGACTCATGACTGTGAGTCAGAATAAAAATGATCTTGAGTGTGAATTCCGTCATTTATCGCTGGCAGAGTATTTAACTGCTCTGCATGTTCATGTGACGGGAGATTCCCTCCAAGGATTTCCAAGAGATCGTAAGGAGTTGATTCTTCAGTACCTTAGTGGTCTAGCCTCATCTTCTACAGTAAAAGATCAAATAGTTGTGCAAGAGTTTTTACTTGCATTGGGATCATCCCATGAAATCAAAGACCCACTCTCCTATCTGaaaattgtgcaaaaaatgAAGGGCGAATGGTATAATCAACAAG GTCTTCAAAAACAGCTTCTATTTATGCGTTGCGCCTTTGAATCGCGTCATCAAGAGATTGACATATACCCATTTCCTGgacttaaaataatcaatattcgAGGCTCTGCACTTTTACCATTAGATTTGATTGTCATTACTCATTTTGTGAGTAATTTATCGGACAATAATCGACTGTTGGAGCTCTCACTTCGTGATTATCCAATTGAAGAGGCTGGACTTTGCATAATTTTACCTTGTCTTCCTCTTATTCGAACAGTCACATTCTGTGCTAGAAAGTTAAGTAAtccagaaatatataaaaaaattgctcgaGTTTGCATtactcatacaaaaaaatacacgaATTCGAGAGTTGTGGCTATTAGAAATTCCTCACCCTTGTGGATTTGA
- the LOC121118313 gene encoding uncharacterized protein isoform X2, with amino-acid sequence MGYCSSHDSSTGSTSSRPESELDSGSNTVSESHLYEIPSIQEDATSLSTEALTFKDGDFIKVEVLQEDEKEENYTCEPLDVEESVDGKQTEEEEEKVEMTEEMTDILKRYYRDNFCDWFQPGTIVDGNKTSQSLAVYRRSSRKKSLHQKLVLSQYASSPSSKQTKGFSSAIKLDMDDRAKMIQYFSTKENGKSSKEMSVKIEDMFVGARCWSLPRPGPSVPTIITVQAPAGIGKSSMLKYMCMKWGCQELWNSNFDVIAFVECRTLNRLGPLTGKEFLKKILLDPVKDLRNKYGVNEFEKETEGDEETKSEGFDSFFQELALKAATGRVLLLLDGLDEVHGVANLNNIPLGTIVHNGRNGTKEISSSRKHSHYYYDIKLTPLEFTQLLLTGSILGGCHVIVTSRPHTLSHLQASKWFLSLQKRLVSLDIQGLSDEGVQSFIHSYVDARQQYMDRISLSEDERPCSSQCPCQRLHDSARSDPYIFSLATNPFYLWLICTIFSETGEEFVPKTLTQLYTWVMLVFAHRWQNTSLQLTSMLEEETVSFLLGFARLCYHLVRTGNIKMSARLVKNETEYRLFFPDLGNDVSIDQERAETFGLMTVSQNKNDLECEFRHLSLAEYLTALHVHVTGDSLQGFPRDRKELILQYLSGLASSSTVKDQIVVQEFLLALGSSHEIKDPLSYLKIVQKMKGEWYNQQGLQKQLLFMRCAFESRHQEIDIYPFPGLKIINIRGSALLPLDLIVITHFVSNLSDNNRLLELSLRDYPIEEAGLCIILPCLPLIRTVTFCARKLSNPEIYKKIARVCITHTKKYTNSRVVAIRNSSPLWI; translated from the exons ATGGGATATTGTTCCTCACACGATTCCTCCACTGGAAGTACGTCTTCTAGACCTGAATCAGAGCTGGACTCAG GAAGTAACACTGTGAGTGAGAGTCACCTCTATGAAATCCCATCCATTCAGGAAG ATGCAACTTCCCTATCGACGGAGGCTCTAACATTCAAGGATGGGGATTTCATCAAAGTTGAAGTCCTGCAGGaagatgaaaaagaagaaaactacACATGTGAGCCCTTGGATGTAGAAGAATCGGTCGATGGAAAACAGACGGaggaagaggaagaaaaagttgaaatgacTGAAGAAATGACGGATATTCTCAAGAGGTACTATCGAGATAACTTCTGTGATTGGTTTCAACCCGGGACTATTGTGGATGGCAATAAAACATCTCAGTCATTGGCGGTTTATAG ACGATCCTCCAGGAAGAAAAGTCTGCATCAAAAGTTAGTACTCTCCCAATACGCATCCTCCCCATCATCTAAACAGACCAAGGGTTTTTCATCAGCTATTAAGCTAGATATGGACGATAGAGCAAAAATGATCCAATATTTTTCCACAAAGGAAAATGGAAAAAGTTCCAAGGAAATGTCCGTTAAAATTGAAGATATGTTTGTCGGAGCTCGTTGCTGGAGTCTTCCAAGACCAGGACCATCAGTTCCGACCATTATAACAGTTCAAGCTCCAGCTGGAATTGGCAAAAGCtctatgttaaaatatatgtgCATGAAATGGGGATGTCAAGAGTTGTGGAATTCTAATTTTGATGTGATTGCTTTTGTGGAATGTAGAACTCTTAATCGTCTTGGTCCTCTCACAGGaaaggaatttttgaagaaaattctCTTAGATCCTGTGAAGGACCTTCGTAACAAATATGGTGTGAATGAGTTTGAAAAGGAAACGGAAGGAGATGAAGAAACTAAAAGTGAAGGTTTTGATTCCTTTTTTCAAGAGTTAGCATTGAAGGCAGCTACCGGCCGAGTTTTACTACTTTTAGATGGATTAGATGAAGTGCATGGGGTTGctaatctaaataatattcCCTTAGGAACAATTGTTCATAATGGGAGAAATGGAACCAAGGAAATCTCCAGCTCACGGAAACACTCGCATTATTATTATGACATTAAATTAACTCCTTTGGAATTCACACAGCTTTTGTTGACAGGATCAATATTAGGCGGATGTCATGTCATTGTTACTTCAAGACCACATACGCTTAGCCATCTTCAGGCTTCGAAATGGTTCCTATCCTTACAAAAGAGATTGGTATCTCTGGATATTCAAGGATTAAGTGACGAAGGAGTACAATCTTTCATTCATAG TTATGTAGACGCAAGACAGCAATATATGGATAGAATTTCGCTAAGTGAGGATGAAAGGCCTTGTTCGAGCCAATGCCCTTGCCAACGGTTACATGATTCTGCACGATCGGatccttatatattttctttagcgACCAATCCGTTTTATCTTTGGTTAATTTGTACCATCTTTTCTGAAACTGGAGAAGAATTCGTACCTAAAACACTAACACAGTTATATACATGGGTAATGCTTGTCTTTGCTCATAG ATGGCAAAACACAAGTCTACAGCTTACATCCATGTTGGAAGAAGAAACAGTTTCCTTCCTCCTTGGATTTGCACGACTCTGTTATCACTTAGTTCGAACTGGAAACATCAAAATGTCTGCTCGACTCGTTAAAAACGAAACAGAATACAGACTTTTCTTTCCAGATCTTGGAAATGACGTGAGTATTGATCAAGAGCGAGCAGAGACATTTGGACTCATGACTGTGAGTCAGAATAAAAATGATCTTGAGTGTGAATTCCGTCATTTATCGCTGGCAGAGTATTTAACTGCTCTGCATGTTCATGTGACGGGAGATTCCCTCCAAGGATTTCCAAGAGATCGTAAGGAGTTGATTCTTCAGTACCTTAGTGGTCTAGCCTCATCTTCTACAGTAAAAGATCAAATAGTTGTGCAAGAGTTTTTACTTGCATTGGGATCATCCCATGAAATCAAAGACCCACTCTCCTATCTGaaaattgtgcaaaaaatgAAGGGCGAATGGTATAATCAACAAG GTCTTCAAAAACAGCTTCTATTTATGCGTTGCGCCTTTGAATCGCGTCATCAAGAGATTGACATATACCCATTTCCTGgacttaaaataatcaatattcgAGGCTCTGCACTTTTACCATTAGATTTGATTGTCATTACTCATTTTGTGAGTAATTTATCGGACAATAATCGACTGTTGGAGCTCTCACTTCGTGATTATCCAATTGAAGAGGCTGGACTTTGCATAATTTTACCTTGTCTTCCTCTTATTCGAACAGTCACATTCTGTGCTAGAAAGTTAAGTAAtccagaaatatataaaaaaattgctcgaGTTTGCATtactcatacaaaaaaatacacgaATTCGAGAGTTGTGGCTATTAGAAATTCCTCACCCTTGTGGATTTGA
- the LOC121118315 gene encoding uncharacterized protein isoform X2, which yields MDIIQPEPEDESGQRYAWEVITWLVVALTIILNLALILILLLRRNISSAVNKAILAIAILDLFYAMLVSPFFVENYINFYWNQSLSYCQFYIYYFTFHDMIIPGLLVLICAYVSLKYAGVMDNYKYKKIIYMVSIGLAVLISLLFAIPATVYSDIYKDDAPGALYKQECRTYDSFTMVVSYYMSTSLLFSFSMSFLFSLCIMGSPFLREIYDREEYSQRWRLMLTLSVVNIFYIITGFLLNFKEISRMLYGCCDVEEPYTGVNTLTYDVWSFVFAAMEPLLRPLTLFIFYFKYILTDYSAY from the exons ATGGATATTATACAACCAGAGCCGGAAGATGAGAGTGGCCAACGCTATGCGTGGGAAGTCATCACATg GCTCGTTGTGGCTCTTACCATCATTCTTAATTTGGCTTTAATACTTATTCTCCTCCTAAGAAGAAACATCTCTTCAGCTGTTAACAagg CTATACTTGCCATTGCAATTCTGGATTTATTCTATGCTATGCTTGTATCACCCTTCTTTGtggaaaattacattaatttttattggaatCAAAGCCTAAGTTACTGTCAgttttacatatattacttCACATTTCATGATATGATCATACCTGGTCTCCTTGTTCTCATTTGTGCCTATGTTTCGTTAAAATACGcag gAGTCATGGATAATTACAAGTATAAGAAGATTATTTATATGGTCTCTATTGGATTAGCAGTCCTCATATCCCTTTTATTTGCAATCCCAGCGACTGTTTATAGTGATATTTACAAAGATGATGCCCCGG gtGCCCTCTATAAACAGGAATGCCGAACTTATGATAGTTTCACTATGGTAGTTTCATACTACATGTCGACATCCTTACTTTTTAGCTTCTCAATGAGTTTCTTGTTCTCTCTTTGTATTATGGGATCTCCATTTTTAAGAGAGATCTACGATAGAGAGGAATATAGTCAAAG ATGGCGATTGATGCTCACTCTCAGTgtagtaaacatattttatatcataactGGATTTTTGTTGAACTTTAAGGAAATTTCTCGAATGTTGTATGGCTGTTGTGACGTTGAGGAGCCATATACAG GCGTCAATACATTGACTTATGATGTTTGGAGCTTCGTTTTTGCGGCCATGGAACCTCTCCTTAGACCTCtaactctatttattttctatttcaaataCATCTTAACTGATTACTCAGCTTACTAA